The Mangrovimonas cancribranchiae nucleotide sequence ATTTTATTAATAGCCATTCTTGCTAGTATTCTTTTAGTTATGCTAGAAAGTGTGGAAAGTTTCGACCAAAAGCACCATACGTTTTTAAATATTTCAGAATGGGTTATTACCATTCTTTTTAGTATAGAATATATTTTACGCATTATTACCGTAAAAAAACCTATTAAATATGTTACTAGTTTTTATGGTATTATAGATTTACTATCAACCATACCTAAATACTTATCCTTAATTTTTGCTGGCACACATGCTTTGGTTGCACTACGCGCATTAAGATTATTAAGAGTGTTTAGAATATTAAAACTTGCACGATACCTAGGTGCTTCAAACCAATTAGCCTCTGCAATAAAAGCTAGTCGTGCAAAAATATCGGTGTTTTTATTTGCGGTATTAATCGCATCGGTCATTTTTGGAACGATTATGTATTTAATAGAAGGTGCCGAAAGTGGTTTTACCAACATACCCAAAAGTGTTTATTGGTGTATTGTAACACTTACTACAGTT carries:
- a CDS encoding ion transporter, with the protein product MKNKSSHNWKEKLHEIIYEADTPSGKLFDIILLIAILASILLVMLESVESFDQKHHTFLNISEWVITILFSIEYILRIITVKKPIKYVTSFYGIIDLLSTIPKYLSLIFAGTHALVALRALRLLRVFRILKLARYLGASNQLASAIKASRAKISVFLFAVLIASVIFGTIMYLIEGAESGFTNIPKSVYWCIVTLTTVGFGDIAPVTPLGQFIAACIMIMGYGIIAVPTGIVSAEYTKQTNDNNKAPYIPAHPVESDVNSQSCHNCLSENHKDGAKYCYKCGHKLHYD